The genomic window GAAGGTGCGGATGgcgattaaaaattttacaaccaATTCTGGGTCAACAAATGGTGATGTCACCATAGAAAAATAACCGAAACTAAAAATAGATATTTGTTTTGCAAGACTAAATATATGAGagaattcataaatatatgcacacatattaataaacacaaaaatgtggcaaataaaatattgtaacaaTAAATGATGTAACACAAAGAGCATACAaaaaagttcgaataacaaTAGTAGATTAACTAAACAAAGAATATACAATTGTTTTAGGCATTTCGGgtttgtaatattatttaaaatttaagtggcaaatataaggaaaacgaaaaaatttaacttcggttgcaacgaaactattatacccttcacaaacattcatcatgcaaatatttttttgtttttccatatagcaacttaattttgatagttccgtttgtatggcagctatacgttatagtaGGCCGATatggaaaatttcttcagatgtTTTAGAGTTGTCTTAAAAAATAAgctctgccaaatttcgtaaagatatctcgttaaataataaagttgttcatacaggaacttgattctgatcgttcagtttgtatgacagttatatgctaaaGTCTTCCGATCTAAACagtttcttcagatattgtagcgTTTCGCTAGGCAACTATATATGCTGAATTTTGTGAGAATATTTTGccgaacaaaaaagttttccctacaagaatttaattttgatcggccagtttgtatggcagctatatgttatatcgAACCGATCTTTTCGATTTCTGCGTAGATTGTAGAGCTATCTTGAGAAataatacatgccaaatttcaagaagatatctcgtctaataaaaatgttttcagtaCAAGAAGTGGtattcgatcgttcagtttgtatggcagctacaatGCTATGGCTGCTCGAActgaaaaatttcttaagaTATTATAGCATTGTTTTTGGAAATAacctacaccaaatttcgtaaagacagctcgtcaaataaaaaagttttctatacaaagatTTGATttagatcgttcagtttgtatggtagctatatgtaatagcagtccgatctgaacaaatttttcgtaGATTGTTGCGTTGCCTTCAGAAGtaatgtgtgccaaatttcatgactaCTTCTttaataaaagagttttccatacaagacctctacgtgttataaacttcgtgacaaGGCTGTATGCAGCAACCTGTTCGGGTCATAAAAATACCagtgctacaaaaacaacaacaatagccaGCAACTATCGGAAACCGGAAATTAAATGTGCGACACTGCGTCACctgaatacaaatattttgactataaaagcaaaagcaaccGACTAGCTTTAGCCTTTTGGAACGAAATTGAAAGATGgcgaatatgaaaaaattgctATCAAATACCTCAATCAAATagaccaacaacaataaacacatttcataatactataaatatttgtaacagaagataaaaataaataagcaaacacAAAAATTCTGTGTATGCCGCTCCCTCCTCCCCCGCTTTGTGTTTGTAAGACCAAAGTAGAACGTGTAGATTGGCACAGAAAAGGCCAACGTACAAGCGTACAGTGGCTCCTGCAAGTGTGCGTACAAAGGTGCAAGCatataaattcaataattataGCCGAGACACACACACAGCGGCACACGTATGCATACCAAGTATCAGTGAACCTCACACACCCtgccacacacacgcatacagcGACGCTTAAATTCGATTTGAAATGACCACCAGCAGCAACAGCGTCGTCGGCCGCTACGTGCTCGGCATGCGTGATTGGCTGCCGACCGCTGTAGCTCAGACGCCGCCAGAGCCAGAGCCATTGACAGTGGCAGTGTATGTCCGGCGACCGCAACAGAGCGTCCCCGGCAAACACGAAACAAcgtaaacaacaacagcaacaaagaaaAAGTATGGCAAAAGCAATTTATTCGCTTGTACGTTAGATCTGTGTgactatgtgtgtatgtttgtggaGCGAAGAGTTTGTAACTGTTCTGTATCTGTTTTTGATTTGGCTTTACGTGCGCTGCGAAACTTCGGAAGTTTAACGAAGCGCCTTAAACGCTTTAAATTGAATTGTAAGAACGTTGAACTGTGGCAGCGTTGCATTTCGCACGATTTTGCCACATCAAATTCAGGATTTGCTGGTCCACGGGGGTTCAGCTCTGCAACCGGCAGTTGTCTTCTGCTCATTGTTTTACTTGTCGTTGTCTTTCTAGCTTACATTTCGCTCGCACTGCCAGCTACACATGTCCTACGTCGCCactattgtgtgtgtgtgtgggtgtattAATATCAGCTGTtgctaacaaaataattttgctgtttttgtttactttgttgCTGTGTCTATTTTGTATGCAAGCTTGCAGATTTTGTTGTTTGAAGTTCAATTTTGACACTTGTTGAATGTGATTAAATAGGCAACAcactcaaatatatatatgtacatagctgcacagtgttcaaaaatatactttttgatTGAGCATTTTAATTTGTGTGTTACCTGCGCTGCTTGTCgattcataataataaaaataaattcataagaacttgattttgattgatgaGTTTGTACAGCAGCGATTgcatatagtagtccgatttcaaaaattcttaatggtcgggcaatggaatgtctgctccatcgtcatcgattggggaatcgggttcgctttctcctggcgatatgctttcactgccattcagcagggcGGAGAACTATTCCCTCCATAATTATAGTATGTTCtgagcatcagtcactagattaACTCTGCGGGTTCTACATGGGtatactccggtcttgaaaccttctgttagccgccacATCTGTAtacgtagaattttcgagcactgCCCCTGTCTTCCAGCTggtcaagctcttcgtagtcatgcatttcggtctctctttattttgactgaaaatgcgtctcgcttccctcttcaactctctaAATCTAtaccatcccgcacgtgttgtggttgatTGTAACGTTGTGAGGTAGGCAATCTGTTTTCTTTCTACTGCGACACGGTTCTCATCGTATAAACTGTTCCtttgcattttccaaaaaccaatggtttcgtttccACACAGTTCCTTACACCGAGTTGCTgacaagtgctctcagagagcaggagttcAAGTCGAGTAGGAAAtcattcggctgtctgttgtgattacagATTCTCGACGTCGAGCCTTCCTTCTGTTTGTTGACGTGAATTTTTTGCTGCGCAGAGGCTGGTGCGTATCTtggttgcaacaagatagtggtccaagccgatgttaggacctcgaagcgtacgcacgtctaaaacactggacaCATGTTTTCCAtatatcacaacatgatcggtCTGGTTAGTGTCTTTTCAATCCGGAGACGGGAAGGAAGGTTGGTGAATTTTCCTATGCCTGAATCTAGtcaccacagataaccatatttcgggccccagcgaagtcgatcagccttaacCCATTTGAGCGAATTTACAAGACCAGTGTGCTGTATAAATGCCTTGATtttggacatacatatattactcaACTGTAAAATCAATTGATATTTTACTGGCTCTTGTTTTCGATGTGGAGATAAAGAAAAGGTCCACAAGGCGGAAATAAGCACCCAACTGGTAGTTACAGCCGTCCAGCACACAAAAAGATTGTTGGAGAAGTTCTAACAAATTATTAGGTGCCTACAATTAAGCCTAAACCATTGTTCAGCAGCTCAAGCACTGCTGAAAAAACTGCATCATCCTTAGCACATACGTTTTACTACGCCGCAAACAGTACAAAACCCAAGACAATAACTAGACAGAAGATGGGTAGAAGCCATCGGAGGAAAAGAGCAGTGAACTTGTTTACGAATGGGTCGAAGCTGGCAGGAAATGTTGGTGAAGGGGTATATTGTCAGGAATCTCTATCAACACCACTTTTAGACTTCCTGACTACTACAGTGTGTTTCAAGCCGAGATTGCTATCACTAAGGTAGCGGTAGATTTATTGCTCGGTAGTgaagcctccttcagagaagtgactatCCACTCGGATAGCAAAGCGGCGATAATATCCTTGATTTCAATAAAAGTGCGTTTAGCGTGACAAGTAGCGACAATAATTGGTCAGAAGGCGAAAGCTCAAAATCCGCGATATGGACCTAAAGGTCTACCAAGCTACCATTTGAAAAAGTTCTCAAGAGGCAAGATAGTGACATCGTGCGAAAGTGAAGGCCTACATTTCTTTAGTGTACTACGATTTCAGCAAGCAAGCTTACAACGCACGCAAGGGGAAAGCTggcgattttaatgcatggGCGGTTGAAGGGACGTAGAAATACAAACGCAAGGGCTACAGCTTCACTATCATCGTTTTCTAATCTCGGTTTAGAACTTCTCAATAACGCACTCAAACTAACTTTTATTAAAGGCAGGGTGTCATCCTATACCCACccaacatatttttctttcattaggTATTTATTCTGTTTGTTCTATATTCTTTGGAAACGAGACACTGTGCTTGTAACATCACCGGGCAAAGTGATGATTTCCATATAAGCTATTACTAATTTGCAAGcgataaaaatgaatcgcaagcTCAATATGCTAACCGAGGTCACACGGGTAATCGGTTCACGTGTGCACCAAACgaatacatttatacatttgaGGTTTTAGTGGCGGCCAATACGCTATCAACCGAGTTGGCAGGTGGAAAACTGgcatttattcaatatttttttgaatgtaatgtttacaaatattttcaagaaaacaaaaaacaaaacaatattcTATCATATTTATAAGAAAGTTGAACATTTGCCAAGTTTTCGCATGAAATTTTCGCTATAAAAGCATTACAACAAATCGAAAAGTCATAAATTTGCAGAGCAACTGGCAGGAGAGCGCTCAGCGAGTATGTCCAAACTAATATTATTTAACACCACATTACTGCTGGCGCTAGTTCTGAGTATTGCCGAGGATGCCGAGGATGCGACACGTCTAGCGCGGCACCGCCACCGTATTCTGCATCACAGATATCCACAAGCATTTCGGCACAAACCCAGTGCCGAGGACGATGACACACAGCGTAGAGGTGGATATCGCCCAAGCAGTTATCGGCCATCACAAACTTTTGAACTGCCCAATGAGACGCGTCAGCCATGGACTTCACAAAGCAGCACACGTCTGCGCGGCAAAGcgccacaacagcaacagcaccgACGACCTATTGACGTATATGGATCGCCGCCAGTTAATTGGCCAATACGACCGCCACCATTGGGTAGACCCAGGCAACCCAGCCCTCATGACATTTACGGTCCACCTGCGGAGTTGCCCAGCACTGCTGATGAGGATATAGGCGATGGTGGCTTTCGTGCCGACTATGAATACGAGCAATATCCAGAGGAAGAGGGCAATAAGGGAGCGCAACAGTCCGGCGTGGAACAACAGAAACCAAACGCACAAAAGTCCGAACAATATGTTGATACGGTGCAACCAGAGACGCAACGAAAGGAGTCCAAAGATGATAAATTAGAGAATTTTGAAATACCGTTAGAGTTATTACGCGGTCCACAGCGCTATGAGgctatttgaaatatttactaaatgaACTTGGTCTGAGAGGAGAAAGACAATTTGTGATTATAAgatcaacaacaaaaagaaatataagtagatattcatttttgtttaaCATAAGAGCAATTTATAAAGAACTTTGTTTGTACTGCACCAAAACCCTTAAGCCTTCATCACATTTAAAAGAtcgcatatgtgtatatgttttgtTCGAATAACGGTTTTATATTTATCAgtctaaaaaaatctttaacaaCTCTCCATTCCGATTGTTAACAATTCTCTATACTATTTACTTTCATGAAACGTACAGTTCTTTCAGCTTACCACTGTTGCAGTTGGCCAGCGGTGTAGTAGAAGACAggttgttggcgttgttgaGCCGCAAACTGTTGAGGCACAAAGAACTGTGGTTGTTGTGGCAACTGTTGCAGACGAGCTGAACGAGCTTTGGTCGTAACTTTAGCCCTTACAATTCTGGCCGACTTGGCGGAGGTTGGGCGAGCACGAACGGCAGCGCGCAACTTGGCTGGACGAGCGGATTTGCGCGCGTTGATGCGACGACCGAAAGTCAAACGTGCAGATTCGATAGCCTCCTCCTCAGCGGCTTGTTCATCTTCTTCCTCAGCGATGGTGGCTTCGATTTCTTCAACGGGAGTAACTTCATTGACAACTGGCACATCCTCAGCCTCTGGTGGGCCATAGATAAGGTCTGGTTCGTGTTCGCCTTCAGCCTCATCGGCGAGCGCGGGTTCATCAGCTTCTTCTTCAACTGGTGCCTGCTCGGCTGGAAGCTCAACATTCACAGAGACATTTACGTCACCCTCTGGTACAGCTGGTGCTTCAACGGGTACCTCGGGAGCGGCAGCGGCGGCAGCTTCATCGAATGGAATCTCTGGTATCAGTTCCTTGGCGGAGGGGTATGGGGTTACAGCAGCTTCCTCAGCGGCTTCTTGACGTGCCAAGAAACGGCTACGTTGCTTGGAGAGTTGTAGGCGCCCATTGCGGCCACGGAAACGTGGCGCTTCAGCGGCGCAGAGTGCGAAAGCCAAGGAGGCGACGAGCAGGATTTGTAGGAAACGTGCCATTTTTTGAAGGATGTATGTGCTTTACTGGGTGGAAAATACCAAGTACTGATACTATTTGCTCAGCAGTTCAGGCTTTTATACTAATTATTGCAATTTAACGCAGAAGCTTTGGTTTAGGTAAAACACTGACGAGTACACTAACGccttattaatatttaatgttgCATTTACTTGTCTACGCTATCAGAGTTTTCAATTCTTGcttcatttttgattttttttattgctttgcttGAATATTCGTTATTATCCACCAACAACTGTAATTGCAGAGTTATCATTGAGCTTAtgattttatattcaaattattgTTATCGTGCTTATTTCCATGAACAATCGCAGCACATAGAATAGTTAATAGTTGTTtagatttgttgttgtatgaagtatttaattcattttgctTTGGTTGAAATACACTTACAGTTATTTTGTGGTAACTGTCTGTAGGTTACTTCAGTTTGAATGAAGAATTTCTGTAAGGGAATTAATAGTGATGAGTGCAGAAAGAATAAATTACTGAATGTAACAACAATTCTTTTTTCTGTTCTTGAGCTTCAACGTAATGTACTTATTAGCCTTGACATTGTCATAGTATCGGAATCGTGATCGGTCGTCTAAACTGCGAAAAAATGAAGGACATGTTGCTGAAAACTGTTGGAAATGAACTGAGGCGGTGACGTAATGGCTTCCACTACTTAGCTTAAAAAAGCTGCTATGATCACGGCTAATTTCTGAGAGAATTCCAAATCATAGGTTAGAGTTAGGTTAGGTCGTAAGGTTGTTGTTAAACGATAAATCTCACTAAGGCGGATGTTCGTTTTGATGTTAGGGTTAGACTAGGTTGTAGGGTTGATCTTAGTCGGTAGATCTCACTGGGACAAATGTTCGTTCTTTGTGCTAGAATTAGTTAGTTGATCTTAATTAATGGATCTCACTTGAGCAAATGTTCGTCCTTTGTGTTAAAATTAGGTTGGGTGGTTGAATTGATACTAATCGATGGGTGGAAAATCCGGAGAATAGAACAGAAAATTACAAGATGATTCCACCCTGCCTTCTTTCGTACAATTTTGACAAAAGGGAGCCGACAAAATACTCGAGAACACCTACATATATGGCGAGCACGTAGTTCGGTAGACCACTCGGATGAAGTTTTGGTATGGATGCCCTCCCCAGCAAAatcatcggctttgcagtttctAGCGATTTCGCTGTGGTCGGACACCCATACAAGTCTAATATGGAATAAGCTTGATGCTATTACTAACGAGGCAATGCCCGCCTTGATAAGTTTTCAGCGCACGGTCGGCGAGCTCAAAGTTAGTATAGACACTTCTCTGAAGAAAAGTGAGCTTTCTACTGCGTCTACTGTTGTCTTGATGGCAGTCACCTCCGCTAAAAAGACGTTACAGTCTGGTAATCTGAAACAAAAGTTGATGAAGAGCTCACTGCAACTCCTTTCTAACGGCTTCGCTTTGCCACAATGCGATGCATTGTTTAAGATTGTAACCACCTGTTTCCCTCAATCTTATAGTAGCCTTCATCGCAAAGCATATAAAAGCTACAGGTGTCGTATGAGTCTTTGAACACTCTCCAGCAGCTTAGCTTGTGTGTTTTTTATGAGTGACTCCACCCGACAATGACCTCTTAAAACATTACTAATTAGCTACGATTTCTTAGAGCCAGGAAATCACTATTGGTTAGAGGCCCACATCTTCTATAACAACTTCCTTTCAAGGATAAGCTTTAGGTATTTTGCCCTGTCCACCGGTTGAAGAAGAGAGCCTCCTAACAAGTAAAAAGTAACATCAGGAATTTTGTGTCTGAAAGCTAAAAAACCTGCTCagttttatttatgttgttgttgtagcggcagaaattTGCCCAGTTGACAGTCCTCGGCCAGATGAAACCCCAGCTTCGTTCGTGAGATGTTGAAGGCCCCATCGATATCAAGGAAGTAACCAACAGCATAATTTGTACCTATAAAGGCTTTTCTCGCCATAACACAACCGAGTGCAAGGCAGTGTCGATTGATCTGTCTTTGATGCAGGCAAGCTGAGCCCAATACCATTGTCTCAACCAAAGGCAAACGGTTTATCTAGAGGGCTTTTGATACTGAATGAGGTTTGAAACAGGGAATCTCTATGACTTCTTTGAAGTTGGAGTATTAGAAAGAAGTTTGAGTGTTAATACGGATTCATCCGAAATCCCTATAGTGAAGTACTGCAAATCATTTCTTTCACACATGAATAATATTACCGAGGCTCATGTACTCAAATGGTTTCCTATTCGTAGAATATTCCAGAAATTTCCTTATTTTCCTTCCCAAATACTTCAATTATATAGATTTCTTTCGTTCGCTTTGTATATTTCTCTTTATTATCAGTCtaaaaaattctttaacaacacacacttttatATCCTAATTTTAATTGTTAACAATTTTCTATGCTACCGTATCTAATATATAATCGCCTTTGGGATCTACTTAGATTTACACATTTTTACCACTGTTGCAATTGGCCAGCGGTGTAGTAGAAAATggggcgttgttgttgttgagccGCAAATTGTTGAGGAACAAAGAACTGTTGTTGTGGCAATTGTTGCAGACGAGCTGAGCGAGCTTTGGTCGCAACCTTGGCTTTAACAATTTTGGCCGATTTAGCGGAGGTGGCACGAGCACGAATGGGAGCACGCAACTTAGCTGGGCGAGCGGATTTGCGTGCGTTGATGCGGCGACCGAAAGTCAAACGTGCAGATTCGATAGCCTCCTCCTCAGCGGCTTGTTCCTCTTCTTCCTCAGCGACGGTGGCTTCGATTTCTTCAGCGGGAGTAACTTCATTGACAACTGGCACATCCTCAGCCTCTGGTGGGCCATAGATAAGGTCTGGTTCGTGTTCGCCTTCAGCCTCATCGGCGAGTGCGGGTTCATCAGCTTCTTCTTCAACTGGTGCCTGCTCGGCTGGAAGCTCAACATTCACAGAGACATTTACGGCACCCTCTGGTACAGCTGGTGCTTCAACGGGTACCTCGGGAGCGGCAGCGGCGGCAGCTTCATCGAATGGAATCTCTGGTATCAGTTCCTTGGCGGAAGGGTATGGGGTTACAGCAGCTTCCTCAGCGGCTTCTTGACGTGCCAAGAAACGGCTACGTTGCTTGGAGAGTTGTAGGCGCCCATTGCGGCCACGGAAACGTGGCGCTTCAGCGGCGCAGAGTGCGAAAGCCAAGGAGGCGACGAGCAGGATTTGTAGGAAACGTGCCATTTTTTTGAAGGATGTATGTGCTTTACTGGGTGGAAAGTACGAAGTACTGATACTATTTGCTCAGCAGTTCGGGCTTTTatactaataaaattaatttattgtaaaagcGTTTGATTTTCGCCTAGCAGTAATGACCTTAAAAGTTCAGAAAACAccttattaatatttaatgattACTCACGGTACGCCATGCCGTAATTTGAAGCTCTGCTTTCGAATGTGTATTCGTTCAAATGGTGTGCATTTGCATATTCTTCATGTCGCTTTTATTCTGCTTTGCATCGTGCTAAGCAGTGTATGTTTCAGATAAATTGGTATACTAGTTTTAAGCCATGATGATTATTAGCCAAATTTTGAGTCCAGTTGCAATAAATTAGATTACATTATTgtcatgaaaattttcagagcATTTTCAGAAGTGTTTCTTATATCTTCTTTCAAAGGTTAGGTGCAAAGTTTATATTGTAAACAGGCGCGAACAGATCATTGCTAGGCTATCAAAATAATATCAAGCAAGGAAGTAGAAATTTATCCAATCAGTAAGCCGGATGGAAAGCATCCACCTGTAACCTGTGGAAGCGGTAAAGTATTTGGGGTTCGTCATAAAGATATTAATGCGGCTTAGTTAAAGACTGGTCGGCAAattgccttgtaagttgccaGCAACGTCACTTTGTtctttccccatgtgctgctgGCTAGCGACTTGATAATTTTGTAGCGACtatgtactttggcaataaCCGCGGTCGTGTGAAGAGTAAAGGAGCACCGAGTGTTAGGGTTATTGACATTATTATCGTCAAGTCTGTAGTCCTTCGTCCAGtgtgtgaatatggtcgctgtggatttagtgggAAGTGTGTTAGGTTCCGTGCAACGAGAAAGGTCGGTGAGATAGCCGTTTACCTTTGAGCACATCGATTCCATTGGCCGACGTTATTAGCGGGACTTTCGAGATGTAGATGTTAAACAATAACGTGGAGAGGACACTACCCTGTGAAACTccttgtttaattcttctcagtttt from Bactrocera tryoni isolate S06 chromosome 5, CSIRO_BtryS06_freeze2, whole genome shotgun sequence includes these protein-coding regions:
- the LOC120779018 gene encoding translation initiation factor IF-2-like, which gives rise to MARFLQILLVASLAFALCAAEAPRFRGRNGRLQLSKQRSRFLARQEAAEEAAVTPYPSAKELIPEIPFDEAAAAAAPEVPVEAPAVPEGAVNVSVNVELPAEQAPVEEEADEPALADEAEGEHEPDLIYGPPEAEDVPVVNEVTPAEEIEATVAEEEEEQAAEEEAIESARLTFGRRINARKSARPAKLRAPIRARATSAKSAKIVKAKVATKARSARLQQLPQQQFFVPQQFAAQQQQRPIFYYTAGQLQQW
- the LOC120779017 gene encoding translation initiation factor IF-2-like, whose translation is MARFLQILLVASLAFALCAAEAPRFRGRNGRLQLSKQRSRFLARQEAAEEAAVTPYPSAKELIPEIPFDEAAAAAAPEVPVEAPAVPEGDVNVSVNVELPAEQAPVEEEADEPALADEAEGEHEPDLIYGPPEAEDVPVVNEVTPVEEIEATIAEEEDEQAAEEEAIESARLTFGRRINARKSARPAKLRAAVRARPTSAKSARIVRAKVTTKARSARLQQLPQQPQFFVPQQFAAQQRQQPVFYYTAGQLQQW